The Leptolyngbyaceae cyanobacterium genome includes the window ATTCAGGAGTCAGAAGTTAGACTTAACAAATTTTTCCCTTTCCCTTTTCCCTCAAAACTCTTGTAAAGCCAAAGCAACTCCTTGTCTTAATTGGGATGGCGAACTTTCATTGGCAATCAATTCTTTCAATTGTCCGATCGCAGTGGGAAATTTTTTCAATGCTGCGATCGCGTGCAGTCTTACTCCCAAATCTCGATCTACTAACAGGTGAATTAAAGAATCTATGCTTTCGGGAGTTGCCAGTTGCCCTAAGCTGACAGCGAAAGCTTGTCTGATTTTATTATCTTCGAGCGCCGGATGTTGCGATCGCAAAGCAGCAATTAAAATTTGGCTAGCTGCTGGAGTTAAACTTTCTTTTTCCAATCGCCCCAAAATTGTCACCACTTCTTGATACACGGGAAGCGATTCTAAGTTTAAAGCTTGTTGCAAATATTCTAAAGTTTGTGGTGTTTCCATCCAACCGAGCGATCGCACGCATTGCAATTGTAACGGTAGGGGAGTGTTTGGCGATCGCAAAACTTTAAACAAAGCATCGGCGGCGGCGTTAGTTCCCAAACGCGCCAGTGATTGAGCAGCCGCAGCGCAAACTTCTAAATTAAAATCCCAAAGTAAAGGAATAATTTGGTTACCCAAATCCAAATCTTCTCGCAATTCGGGACGCAATCCCAAACCGATGACTGCTTCTTTTCTGACTGGTGCGGCGATATCCTTGAGAGCATCCAGCAAAACTGGTGGAATGCGAGAATCGTGGAAGCTACTAAGTGCTTCGATGGCTGCTACTCGCACGTAAATTTGCGGATCTTTGACAACAGTTAATAATGGCGTGATGGTTTCAGAACGGCGAATCGCCGAAAGACTGCGTACTGCCAATAAGCGAGTTTCTTCTGCTGTTAATAATTCCGTTAAGGCAGCGATCGCATTTTGTCCTAAATTAGCTAATGCTTCTGCTGCCATTGCCGTTAATTCTTCACTTTCCGATGTTTTGAGTATTTCTACCAAAACATGAATGACTTCTTGGGTGTTGAATTCTGCCAAGATTCGCACCACGAACCAGCGTAACTCTTCTTCTGCCTCTTCATCTTGTAAGATGTTAGTTAGGGGTGCGATCGCGATCGTACCTAAAGAAGGAAAAATCTTTACCACTTCCCAACGGTCTTGAAAATCACCCCATTCCAGAACTTCCAAAGCCCAATGGAGTATTTTTTTCCGATCGAGCGTGGCTTGAGACGTTCTGCCTTTTTCTTGCTCGATCGTTTGGCGCAGATAGTGATTTAACAACGGCCAATTTTGTTGGTGCGATGCGATGTTTGCTTGTTCTAACACGTTCTCCATCATTAATTCAGATTTTTGGTTAATTTCAAGTAAATCGGTCATTTTATAACAATTTTTTTGATTATAATTCATTAAATATTACCTCTTTAATTCACCAAAAACCATATTTAAATTACATTTAAAATTTAAGGTTTATACAAAAAATCGCCTCTCTTTTTAGAGGCGATTCTCTCTCACGTTTGAGGTTTGGAATAGGTCTGTTATTAACAAAAATATTTTTGAAATACTAAAATTTTTGTATTAAAAATTACAGAAAAATAAGTAGTATGCTATAAATAAATAATTTCCATGCAATATTTGCATCAAAAGCAAGCTCATATATCGATCGGGACTTACGCAGCCAATTGCAGAATTAGAGGCGGTTTTGGTAGTTTTTCCTAGTTCCCAGGCTGAGTCTGGGAACTAGAGCGCCTCGCTTAACAAGCGTGCCATTCTTTCACAAATAGCCTTTTTTTCAAAACCGTTCGGCAGAAATCCAGGTGAAGCCCGCTCCGACAACCCTTAAACTCTCGTGATTTTCCGTAAGTCCCGTTCATACTGATATACAAAAAGACTGTTTTGTCAATATGCACAAAGAATAATTATTGATGTTTTAAGCGGATACTCTAAATCCGCTTTTTACATAATTGTAATTTTTCCAAAAACTCATCTATCGAAAGATATAAATGCAGTAAAAGCATTCTATCCATGCAAAAAAGTCATGTAAAGAAATATTTTGTAATAAAGGATACGAATTTACACATTTAGTCCCAGTAGCGTTATAAGCAACAAACAGCCATCTAAAGAAAAGATGAAGGATGAAGTTTAAAGGCTGAAGTAAAAACTTTGAACGATTAATTTTTCATTGTTTGTAGTTCATCTTTCATATTTCAAAAAGTTCTGGCTCTGTATAAACAGGCGGTGATATCTCAGCTATCAAAAAATTAAAGGGATAACAGATGACAAGCACGGCCACAGTAACGGCAAATTTGAACAAATTTGAGAAATTCAAAGCAGAAAAAGATGGCTTAGTAGTCAAAACCGAGCTAGAACAATTTGCCAGAATGGGCTGGGAAGCGATGGATGAAACAGACCGAGAACATCGGCTCAAGTGGTTGGGTGTTTTCTTCCGTCCCGTCACCCCTGGTAAATTTATGATGCGGTTGCGGTTGCCCAATGGCATCATTACGACAGACCAAATGGTAACGCTGGCTGAAATAGTACAGCGATATGGCTCGGATGGTAGTGCTGATATTACTACCAGACAAAACCTGCAACTGCGGGGAATTCACATCGAAGACTTGCCGGGTATTTTTCAAAAGCTGAAATCTGTAGGTTTAACTAGTATTCAGTCAGGAATGGATAATGTTCGCAACATTACTGGCTCTCCGGTAGCGGGTATTGATGCGGATGAAGTGATTGATACGAGGGAGATTGCCCAGCAATTGCAGGATGAGATTACCAATTGTGGAGAGGGAAATCGAGCTTTTACTAATTTACCTCGCAAGTTTAATATTGCGATCGCGGGATGTCGAGACAATTCCGTTCATGCCGAAATCAACGATATCGCCTTTATACCCGCCTACAAAAACGGAATTATCGGCTTTAACGTCTTAGTAGGTGGTTTTTTCTCCGCCAAACGTTGCGAAGCTGCCATTCCCCTCAACGCTTGGGTCGCGCCAACAGAAGTTATCGATTTGTGCAAAGCCATCTTAGTAGTTTTTCGCGACTGCGGCTTGAGAGCAAATCGACAAAAAGCACGGCTGATGTGGCTGATAGATGAATGGGGTATCGACCTATTCCGAATCGAAGTCGAAAAAGCACTAGGTTACTCTCTGCAAACAGCCGCCGAAACAGATGAAATTAGTTGGGAAAAACGAGATCACATTGGCATTCAACCACAAAAACAACCCGGCTTAAACTATATCGGATTGCACGTTCCAGTGGGACGACTTTACGCGCAAGATATGTTCGATTTAGCAAGAATCGCAGATGTTTATGGCCGTGGAGAAATTCGCCTAACAGTCGAGCAAAATATTATTATTACTCATGTTCCCAACTCTCGCTTAGAAACCTTCTTAACCGAGCCAATATTGCAGAAGTTTTCCATCAATCCAGAACCACTCAAACGCAGCTTGGTTTCATGCACGGGAGCGCAATTTTGCAACTTCGCTTTAATTGAAACTAAGAACCGGGCAGTCGAGATAGTTGACGAACTGAATGCAGAACTTTCCATTCCCAAACCAGTCAGAATTCACTGGACTGGTTGCCCTAACTCTTGCGGTCAACCCCAAGTAGCCGATATTGGTTTAATGGGTACGAAAGTCAGAAAAGATGGCAAAACCGTCGAAGGCGTTGACATTTATATGGGTGGAAAAGTCGGTAAAGATGCGCGACTAGGCAATTGCGTAATGAAAAGTATTCCTTGCCATGACCTGAAACCTATTTTGCGAAATTTGTTAATTGCCCATTTCGGAGCTAGCTTGTCAAAAAGCGTACTAATTCACGCCTGAATCTCCTGTATTTCCAGCTTTTGCGAACAAATTTACTCCAGACTTATAGAAAGAAAATGGAAGTAAAAAATACAACCTAATTTTTGCTACTTGTTATACCTTTCCATTGATTTTTTTTGTGTAGGCTTAATTCTCAATATTGCCACAACAGCCAGACAAAATTTACATTCAACAACTAATCAGCAACAGAGAAAGCGAAAATGAGCAGACTATCTAGAAGACAATTCATCGTTACAGCCGGAGCAAGCGCAGCAGGTACTTTATTATTTCATGGCTGTACTTCTAACAACGCATCCACCACAAATGGTAACTCTACAACCGCTACCAGCCCGACTCCAAGTGCAGTACCAGCAGCTAATGTTAGCGCTGCCGATGCACCAGAAGTTACTACCGCTAAATTAGGATTTATTGCTTTAACTGATTCCGCTCCTTTAATTATTGCTAAAGAAAAAGGATTTTTTGATAAGTATGGTATGAAGGATGTGGAAGTTATTAAACAAGCTTCTTGGCCAGTAACTCGCGATAATTTAGAAACAGGTTCAGGTGGAGGAGGTATTGACGGGGCACACATTTTAACCCCCATGCCTTATTTTATGACTTTGGGACAAACCAAAACCAAACAGCCAGTACCGATGTATTTGTTGGCGCGGTTAAATGTCAACGGTCAAGCAATTTCTATTGCTAATAATTATAAAGATTTTAAAGTAGGTTTAGATAGCAAAGGGCTGAAAGATGCCTTTACGAAAGTCAAGGCAAGTGGCAAGAGCGATTTGAAAGCTGCTATGACTTATCCCGGTGGTACTCACGACCTTTGGATGCGTTATTGGTTAGCTGCTGGTGGTATTAACCCAGATCAAGACATTTCTGTAATTCCCGTACCACCAGCGCAAATGGTGGCGAATATGAAAACGGGTAATATGGAAACTTTTTGTGTAGGTGAACCTTGGAACGCGCAATTAATTAACCAAGGTTTGGGTTATACAGCTTTAATCACGGGTGAACTTTGGAAAGACCACCCAGAAAAAGCTTTTGCGATGCGTGCTGATTGGGTGGATAAAAACCCCAAAGCAGCTAAAGCACTTTTAATGGCAGTTCTAGAAGCACAGCAGTGGTGTGAAAAGGCAGAAAACAAAGAAGAAATGTGCCAAATCATGTCTCAGAAAAAATGGACTAGCGTACCATTTAAAGATATTATCGAGCGCTCTAAAGGCAATATTGATTACGGTGATGGTCGTCAACCTTTGCAAAATAGCAACTTGTTCATGAAGTTCTGGGCAGATAACGCTTCTTATCCTTATAAGAGTCACGATACTTGGTTTATGACTGAGAATATTCGCTGGGGTTATATTCCGGCAGATACTAATGTTAAGGAATTAGTTGATAAAGTAAACCGAGAAGATTTGTGGAAAGAAGCAGCTAAGGCTATCGGTGTATCGGCAAGCGAAATTCCTACTAGCACTTCTCGCGGAATAGAGACATTCTTTGAC containing:
- a CDS encoding HEAT repeat domain-containing protein, with the protein product MTDLLEINQKSELMMENVLEQANIASHQQNWPLLNHYLRQTIEQEKGRTSQATLDRKKILHWALEVLEWGDFQDRWEVVKIFPSLGTIAIAPLTNILQDEEAEEELRWFVVRILAEFNTQEVIHVLVEILKTSESEELTAMAAEALANLGQNAIAALTELLTAEETRLLAVRSLSAIRRSETITPLLTVVKDPQIYVRVAAIEALSSFHDSRIPPVLLDALKDIAAPVRKEAVIGLGLRPELREDLDLGNQIIPLLWDFNLEVCAAAAQSLARLGTNAAADALFKVLRSPNTPLPLQLQCVRSLGWMETPQTLEYLQQALNLESLPVYQEVVTILGRLEKESLTPAASQILIAALRSQHPALEDNKIRQAFAVSLGQLATPESIDSLIHLLVDRDLGVRLHAIAALKKFPTAIGQLKELIANESSPSQLRQGVALALQEF
- a CDS encoding ferredoxin--nitrite reductase, translating into MTSTATVTANLNKFEKFKAEKDGLVVKTELEQFARMGWEAMDETDREHRLKWLGVFFRPVTPGKFMMRLRLPNGIITTDQMVTLAEIVQRYGSDGSADITTRQNLQLRGIHIEDLPGIFQKLKSVGLTSIQSGMDNVRNITGSPVAGIDADEVIDTREIAQQLQDEITNCGEGNRAFTNLPRKFNIAIAGCRDNSVHAEINDIAFIPAYKNGIIGFNVLVGGFFSAKRCEAAIPLNAWVAPTEVIDLCKAILVVFRDCGLRANRQKARLMWLIDEWGIDLFRIEVEKALGYSLQTAAETDEISWEKRDHIGIQPQKQPGLNYIGLHVPVGRLYAQDMFDLARIADVYGRGEIRLTVEQNIIITHVPNSRLETFLTEPILQKFSINPEPLKRSLVSCTGAQFCNFALIETKNRAVEIVDELNAELSIPKPVRIHWTGCPNSCGQPQVADIGLMGTKVRKDGKTVEGVDIYMGGKVGKDARLGNCVMKSIPCHDLKPILRNLLIAHFGASLSKSVLIHA
- a CDS encoding CmpA/NrtA family ABC transporter substrate-binding protein, with protein sequence MSRLSRRQFIVTAGASAAGTLLFHGCTSNNASTTNGNSTTATSPTPSAVPAANVSAADAPEVTTAKLGFIALTDSAPLIIAKEKGFFDKYGMKDVEVIKQASWPVTRDNLETGSGGGGIDGAHILTPMPYFMTLGQTKTKQPVPMYLLARLNVNGQAISIANNYKDFKVGLDSKGLKDAFTKVKASGKSDLKAAMTYPGGTHDLWMRYWLAAGGINPDQDISVIPVPPAQMVANMKTGNMETFCVGEPWNAQLINQGLGYTALITGELWKDHPEKAFAMRADWVDKNPKAAKALLMAVLEAQQWCEKAENKEEMCQIMSQKKWTSVPFKDIIERSKGNIDYGDGRQPLQNSNLFMKFWADNASYPYKSHDTWFMTENIRWGYIPADTNVKELVDKVNREDLWKEAAKAIGVSASEIPTSTSRGIETFFDGTKFDPENPQEYLKGLAIKKV